The genomic window AGCCATAGTTCTGCCACCATGTGAAAACATACCACTACTCCTCTGATCATCTTTAAGAACTCGAGATTGTGAACTCTGACCAATAATACCAACACTATGGTCTTCCTTCACAGGCTTCTTTAAAGCTTGGACTCCATAATTCCAATCAGGAGACATCTCCATGTCATCAATCCAGCTACTACTACCATTCCCTTTAGATTCAGAAACTCCCTTCTTACTGGCACGAGAAACTTCGATTCCGCCTACTCTTCCATTGTCCAATCTTTCAACATCATTCCATTTATTATGACCACTAGTATGATTGTTATTGTCCTGTCTAtaaaagttgttgttgttgtcttgaGGCTGTTTTCTATCAGCAACATGATGAGAAAACCTGCAATACTTGCCATTACGACAGAACCCCGTCCCCGCAGCGAAAAACTTACACGGAATATTCGAACTCCTGTGGAATCCTccttcaccatcaccaccatccCTTCTTTGTGTTTCCTTCTCTCCCGTAAACTCGCTTCTTCGCCTTCTTATTCTCGAATTATCCTCGGGATAATCAGTATTATTATAGTCAGAAGACCTTGCACCTTCCATCATTGCCTCTTCTCTGAAATCATCGGTGTGATATTTGGTCTCCCTCGGCTTTCTAATGTTATCTTCCCAACCATAATGATCACTTCTGCTTTGATCAAACAAATGATCACTGCCTCTCTTATTGAATTCTCTGATTGGCGTAGGAGAAACTTGTGTTCTCGTCTTGTGTCTGTCATAAGATCCCGCGTCTCGTCTAGCTCTATAGACTGGGCTTCTACTACGGCTTCTACTCCTGCTATTACTTCTACTTCCACTcctagaaagaaaataaaaagagagagacgttAAGTAACAACAACTGAAGAACATATAAATAAGAATCTCTGTAATAACTCGTAAACACTAACCTACGGACAAACTGTTGCCTAGTACCATCTTGTTCAGAAAAATAACTGTTATCGTTATTCTGTGAAACTCTGCTTCTAGTCCTAGCTTCACCGTTACTCTCTGCATTGAACCGGACAGGCTCAGACTCTTTGTCGCGGTAATAAGAAGCCGAGTTTGCATTTACGCTAGAATGATGATGGTGTGTGTCTTCCTTAGAGTCCCACTTTGAAACACGTTTTCTTCCCAGACCACTCATTTCCATCCCCAACTAGTAAGCaccaaacatcaaaagaatATCTGTAGATAACAAGTTTATGAAATAGAGTAAAATTagcaaacaagtaaaaaagaaactgtAATAATAACTAGACTTAAACCTCCTAACTGGAAACATCTGCACACGAAAAcgaaaataacaacaaattggatttgattttaatCTATCAAGtttctttgttatatattttatatattctctGCTCAACGAGCAATATTGCTCATTCTATAGATCTTCCAACAGTAGTGTGAAACCATTCATAGCAAATCTTGTTATCCATTAAACTCAGAATCCAAGAGCAATTGAAAAGATTGATCTTTGAGATCATAAGTGAAGAAGACCAATCATGGAAGTAGAGATAAACAATGAGAAGAATTAACCCGAAACTAAAACTGGTACCAATTCTTCCTGGAAATAAAACCACACAATGTCTCACATAAACCCAAATAGAACCTAAATTGAgtaaaagggaaaaaaaaagtcaaactaAATTGAACCTAATTAGAGTTTAatagataaaattatataacccTAAAATTGAGAAGTAGACAAGAAGATAGACAGAACTCACTTGAATTCGAATAGAGCTCTTCatcactaaaccctaagaccaagcttcttcttcttctagggTTTCGAAAGAAAGTAGAACGACAACGAGTTTGTTTAGCTCTGGTTCTTCAAATTTTCCAAGTTCTAGGTtctatggtttttttttcggagaagtaaattaaaagactcgcacacaaaaaaaaaaaaaaatacaattctTTCGCTTAGGTTTTGCTTCTGTGTGGTTAATAGGTCCCACTTGAAGGTAAGTACTCTTCAGTTTAAATCCAACCGTTGACTAAAATCCTTTTAATCTCACCCGttgattatttcttaaataagCCGAACACAACACTTTATTGTCCAGTTGGatcttttgtacttttttctatttttcatttctttgacctttttccctttttaatGCGAGGACATATGATTGGAGAGAGCTgctaaagtatttttttagcTTAAGTAATTTCTGATTGTGTTTTACTTTACCCGtcttaaaacttaaaagctTGCCTAGGgtttttttattcatcaaaCATTAATCGTATAATCAAATTCTCGGCAATAAgtataacaaaccaaaaaaaatctcagaATAACAAAAGAGGAAGTATAGGAAAAGTGTCACTAACATGGGAGACATTACTAGTCTTAATTCTCAGCaataaatataacaaacaaaagaatctcaggataacaaaaaaaagaagtagtaTAAGAAAAGAGTCACTAGCATGGGAGACATTATTAGTCTTTTAGTCACATTAcactaataaataaaagtagaCATAATCGAAAACTTGGAGATCGATATACTGTCTCAAACTGATAATTGCACTAACCAAaagttataaatatatatgcttCTTAGTTATATAACTAGGAGatattaaaaaccaaaaattatgaAGCTATAAGAGAGATTGTGATAGATCTTAGAGAGACCTAGTATTGTTTCCGTTTTGATCCAAATTGAAAACCCGGTCCTGATGTTGGCTGTTGTACGTTGGAAATTGAACATACTGATGCGAAAGACCATTAGAGTTAATGCTGTTGTTGTTACTGTAGTCATGCATGTTCATGCTCTGCAACCCGTTAGTTCCAGCTCCTTGCATCCCAAGTAACCCTGCACAGTCTTGAACATTGAAGTTGTTGCGGCTGGACATGTTAGGGTTCTCAAACTCATTGTTTCCGTCTTCGTGTACCCCAAGTAAGCTAGAGTAACTTTCCGCTCTGGAATTCTGGTCAAACTGTTTTGAGAAATCATTAACGCTGTTGATGTTGTTATAGGTTAACATGTTCATGTTCTGAAGCCCATTGATCCCAGTTCCTTGTACCCCGAGAGACCCCGAGTAATTTCCCGCATCCGAATTCGGGTAAATCATCAGTTCAGGCGGAATCGGAGCTAGAGATTGCGTTTGGTTTGAAGCCAATGCTGAGACTGGGATTTGTGAGAAAGCACCGTTTCCATGGTTCCACAGATACATGGAAACCTGGTTTGAGTGTTGTTGAAGTTGATTCATCGTATTAGCCATCATCAGTTCTTGATTAGCCATGTTCGTGTACTGTACCCTCCTCTGCCCCTGAGCTTCAACAACAGCGCAAGTCCTATGTTGGATCCTGGTTAGGTTTCGTTCCAAGGACTGAACCAGTCCCATGAGTTGCTCCACAGAGTAATTGTCAAACCTAGGGTCCCAAACTGGATACTTGACTTTGGGTACACGTCTCactttaatcttcttcttctcctccttctcgGGATCATCCTTGTTCATCTTCTCGAGGAACTCGTGAAGATCAACGCTTCCTTTGCGACGCTTCGTCTCGCTTAATTCACCGTACCTTCGAGCTATGGCTTTgaccttctctctctcttcaggCCATGTCTTAAGCTCTCCGTTTGATCCGTAACAGATGACGCAGACATCGATGTCACAGAGAATTGAAAGCTCTTTAGCTTTCTTAAAGACAGTCTGTTGTCTTTTGATCAAACTTGTGGCcctcgaagaagaaaaagcagaaTTAGGTTTCTTGAAAaaggttttgttcttcttcgatgttgaaaacgaaagagaagaggacgaagaagaagccatggtTGTGTATATTCTCTGTGAATTGAATGAAGAGGTGGTGATCATTGTTTGCGAATATATAAAACCCTTAGTTCgagaatttctatttttggtcTCGCTCGGTAATTAATGACGAATCAATAATGAAAGCGGTGAAGATTTCATTGccttttttaatatacttttttctCATAGAAtcaatttatatgtttaacgAAGGTGTAGTTTTACTAATAAGGAaaactttggtttttggttgaatattATGGAAATCTTTAGTAGAGATTCTTTTCACATgtacatacatacacaaatACATACACtgatatacacacacatagaTTTATATACTATACGTAATGTATACATACTACACTGCGATTCGActaaaaatttggatttttcgAAAGTTTAATTATACTACATATGTTTAGTTACATCAAttaatttgtgttgtttggCTATATGTAAGTCTATAATCTATCGTTTCTGTATAAACTATTTGAATGTTACTAAcatttttgagtttgtgtttgTATACAAAAATGGCATATAAATACgacatatgttttattttgtggttaaactgcaaaaaaatgttttattcaaTTTGAACAAACTATAGGAAAAAGATATAGTTACACAACTGATATTCACCTAATCTCGCAGCAAcaattcaaaccaaaaaactcaTGAAATCCATTAATAAGTATGTATAATTATTGCGTCACAAGTTATGGCCGGGAAGTGATGATCTCCGGTCTACGGTAATGGCTGGTGGGGTGGGAACAAAAGACTCGTAGTCAGTCCAATTTGATTCGCCCCAATGCCGCAGCATACTTTTCCAATTACATAATTTGTCGATGCAAATTTTGAATCTCGGGTCCTTTACTCTTATTTTCCAATGACCGTCGGCATAATTTGCGGCCTCTGCTTGCCGGCGATCATATTCCAGCTGTGCCTTTTGCTTGGATCGCAAGTAACAGAATTGGTGAAGTTCCTGCAAAATATCATATATGGTAATTACTAACCGTCACAATTTTAGAATAATTTGGGAAAACGtctaactatttttatatttctgccaaccaatgtttttttaaactaatcataaagaaagaaaatttgaaatgatttttttataaggtGTATAAAACATAGACATTAAAACTTGATGCCTACTGCGTAGGGGGCTAATTCTGCATTTACTAACCCACCAAGATTTTCgtatattcaaatttcataTGGTTATTCTAAACTTGGGTAGTAagtaatttttagtttatttattttttcaagttttggaaatttttgagaaagaaataatGCTATGCAGTTAGTCTCTCAACGCATGACTAAACGcctaataatattttgaatattgatcACAATATGAGATTGAAAATATTATGTGATTTTTGAGTTCTATTAAGGTTTTTAGGAGAGAGTGAATCACCTGTGGCATGGCGTCGTGGACCATCCACCATTTTCGATGAGCGATATCGGTAGCAAACTCAACGAATATGTCGGAGTTGAAGTTACAGTCGTAGTCACGGTAACATAACCACGGCTTCATCCCAAGGTAATGAAGAACATAAAGAACAGGAGGCTCTGCTCCAaaaagctctgttttcttgCGTTTCGCGTCATCTTCATCGCCAATCCAAAAATGCTTCAAgaaattcatatgttttggAATCCGGTGCCACCATGTGAATACCTCGTTTAAGTAACCTTGATCTCCACCGTTATAAGACTCAATCTCGTTTATATGTTCCATCAGAAGCTGAAACGTACAGTTGCAAGGCTCGATCACCATAACTCCTGAATTAAACAGAGTTCCATTGTTTCCTGTAGCTGAGATCTCAGGCATCGAGAACAAGAAATCGATGTTTCTCAAGATTAAGAGATCCGCGTCgatgaaaatgattttgtCGTAATCAGTCAGCTGCCATAGCCGGAACTTGCTGTAGTTCCATTCGTTGTAAGCATCTTTCTCTGCCTTAGGGTTTCGAATCCTCTGTATCGTCCGGATTTGCCAACCCGCGGCTTCTAGTCCACTCCGGTGGTAACCGCTGATGTTGTCATCAACAAGGATAACAAGGTCTCTCGTCGAACCAGACTGTCTTATGCTCTGAGCCGCGGCGATTGCACCGCAGACGTAAACGTGAGCTGAGTGAAGAATTGTTGCGTAAGCTTCTCTTTTAGGGTTTCCTAAGCTTGGCCTATCTGTAAAATTCATGGAAGAAAACAGACACTAGTTAACTTAGCGAcgatttttcaaatttgttttcaaatctaaacAAGTAATTTCGGGAGTCATTTTTATTCTACCTTGGATGCCAAGAGGAAGAGATAGCTCACAAGACCCTACAGGCAGCTGAAGCTTGTCTCTCAAGGTATCAAGATTAGGTTTGTACAACCAAACATCGCCTCTCCGAGACACAAGATCTTTACACCGGAAAAGATTCGGAATCGGAAAGCATCTAGATACAAAAAACACATGTCCCCTGAAAAACCCTTTGGCCGAAGCCGCCACAGTTGCAGCCGCTAGCTGTAGATGCAATCTCCCGACGTCTCTCGACCAATTCCCTTCTTTCCGACAAGGAAGTTTCACGACGATCAGATCGAGTCTTCTTGTAGGTACCTTAATGTTCGGGATATTAGGACAAACAGGGACCTCTGTTTCTTGCTCCTCATCGATCCACTCTGGATATAGTGCGTCCCAAGTCACATTCTTGTCTGCGTAATCTAGATTCAATACAacaactttttcttcatcCCCATTGTCCTTGCTCTTGGATACTTCTCTCCATCGTTGGATCTCGTTCGAATCAAAATTCAAGACACCGATCGTACGGCCTTCTTCGATGTTCTCAAGGGTTTTAGTCACATCGTCCCAGTTTATATCCAGATCCGAGAAGTAACGTGGATCTTGTCTTCTCCATATCCAtctaatttcataattttaagaTAGTATTATAAGAGATAGAGGCAAAAGTAAAAATTTGCATGTGAACATTTTTGAGGTCAAGAATGTAAATGTTGGTgatggaaaaaagaaatagatttacCGAGAAGATGAGTGGGAAAGAGAATGATGATAAGCTTCAGGAGAATAGATAATGGTGAAGAGAGTGGCAGAGAGAAGGATAAACAAGAGAAGCTTCACGATCTGAAACTTGgtgaaacaacaacaactactgTTTTTGTCTTGTGTCgaaaaatttatgatattaaacGGTTTCACCATATCCGATCTGCCACCTCCTTTGCTATTTCTCCGGAATCTCCTCTTGCATATTGCTTCTCTGCttaaacacacacaaagcCACAATTAGACGATTTTgttcagatttttttaatcattactTAGAGAGTATTATACTATACACTTACATGGACGCGGAGAGGCGTCGCCGGGAGTCACCACCGGTTGTGGTGGTGGGTGCAGGAGCAGCGGGAGAGTTTGCCATATAAAACTGATGGATTGGGACAGTAGAATTGGACAAGGAAGAGGAGAGAGCAAATATAGGTGAGACATAACGTCTCTTTTAATCTTCTTATATCACATTTcctttgtttctatttttgtttttgttaggaaataagaaaattgtatttttcataCCCACCTTTTTAACAAagttaatttttgattttctctttttgaagTTATcgtgattttaataaaatgttttaaattgtgGATAATATTGTAGCTCTTTAGTTTAAACTCCATTCTCAGTTTGTGACTCTCTTATGATTGACATATATATGTCCACCAAACTTTGATCATTTCTTTGTAAAGAGAaccataatttattttcaaaataatgagtttttttttcaaaataaagatACACTTTACCAATAACTCACTTGattatataagcaaaaatatttttttgaaaggttttaagTCATTgaattcaatatatatatatagtggaaAGAAATATATTACTATGTTTTATTGCATGTACATATTGTACAGCTGGAGAAAGGTAAAATGATGTACGCATGCATCCATGAATAACTATGATTAGTTAACAATAATATACTTCTTCATGAATAGTATTCATCAAAGATGAAAGTATCTTAGTAACAAAGCAACCGTTACTATTAACAATTGACAATACTAATGTACAACGTTTAAAACCTTGGTGGCAAAGTAAGGTGAAGATAAGGTAACATAGCAAGACAGGTAagcctcttttttttggaaaaatacaGGTAAGCTCAATACATTGATTCAAACTTCGCTTGCAATTTGCAAAGTTCGGAGGTCTTTTCAAGAACTGCTTCCACCAAACTTgtgttttgaatttgtatttatttattgattattcgaaatattagtttttgacttttttttataaagaaaatgggTTATGTACATTTGAGCATATGATCCAGATtacaaaattcaacaaaatattaaatgttcacattttttattttacttaattttcttaattttgataataattCAGAATCtaataaagtaaaagaaactCGTATATGTGAGGAAATATTATATGGTTTAGATGAAGGAATAATAATATGCATAATTAATAAGATCCGAGAGATGGTGCAAGgttaaaatgatttaattaattaacttcTAAGCTTCATTAAGACttggaaaaacaaagacaGGTGGGAACATGTGTCAATCAGAGGACTGAAGGAGTAGCTAAATTGCACATAGGAGAAGGTGGGGACTCTAGAGACCAACTTTGCTTCTGATAAGACCCTTGCAACCATCGCTACGTatgattcaaaatatattattgatcACAATTATTATTCGAAATATTTAGTATTAGTCTAGAAATAAAAATCCCAATACTGAACATGAGTTATGTTCGGGCCGTAATAATCTTCACCCACATACACATTTACGTACGTTCGAATTTTCGATTGAGCATGTTGTTGACAAATGGCAGTGTATTGGAAGCAAAGCGAAGCAAAGGTATTTTCGTATCTTGTACATCTTTCCTTTCCAAGGACAAACACTTTCaccaaatagttttttttttcccctgaATATTTTACTTTAGACTTATGAAACtccaacaaaataaacatatacatatataataggTGAAGAAATTTTGTTACATAGAAACAATATCAAACTAACACTAAAAAGTTCAAAGTATCCTTACAGTAGTAGTTTGCAAACCAATAACTTAGATCAAAGTTCTAACAATTGTAGTTTAAGTCtagatatttaaaaacacATGCACGAATATAgcaatatatgtttttgaatcGAAAAAAAATGGTTCATCGAAATATCAACGTTAATTTTAGTGAGCCAGTTAGTACCTTTTTCGTAAACAAGTACGTATGGGAATTGCTCTAgtagataatttttttttattaaaaaaatctattatatAGTGGTTGCATATGGAAGAGAGAATTATAAAAGGAAACTGGTAAATAATGTATAATCATCattatttactaaaaacaaaaatcagaagtATATATTAATGCTAGAACACAATTAAACTCTGATTTTGAAGGCTCGAACCTACTACTCATAAGGCTTTTTCATATGTTTGTAGGAAGAATTACAAGTGAAGTGGAAGACCATCATTAGTTTGATCACCAACATTATTCCTCTCGAGTCTCGATCAAAGCTTAAACACTCGCCGAGGTTTATCAAAAACGTTAGGACAATAAGTGGCGCGGAAGATCTCAAGTAACACCGGAAACTGAAGGACAACGAACATCCCCAGCGGAATCACCGCAAGAAACATAAATTGAGCCGAAACCCACGAGATTTTCTCTCCAACCAGAGTCATGAGCGTCACGACAAAAGTCACAATCATCGTCGCCATCGAAAGAAACAAAGCCAAAAGACCCACGATCAGTTTTGTCGGAAGTGATCGAAGAAAATCCTCTTCACGGTAGCGAGACTTGAGAATGCCGAGGAACATGAGGAGAGACATACATGAGGTGAAAAGAGAGATAGCGTCGGAGATGAGGAATATCTTAAATCTGTGCTGGTGGATGTAGAGTGGCATGCCGTCTGAACGGTAACCTCCGGGGACAGTAAAGGCGGAGGAAAACATCATTGTGGTGATTAGAGCGGCAACGACTGTGCAAGAAGTTGCTGTTTCTTTCATCCATTTCTCTCCTTGCTCCACGAGATCCTTGTGTTGGTCTGTAAACAGAGCCTTTGGagttttcttctgcttcaagTTAACCATTTTTCGATGCTTCGGTTGCACTAACTTCTCCACTTCCTGGAAATAATACAGAGTTATAATCCTAGGTTCCTTTTCACAGAAACAGTTATTGCCTAATTTCTTGTGTAGCAAGATCATATATACAACTATGTATCACCTTAAACCATTGTAGTTCCCTTTGCATCTGAAGAGCTGCACCAGGAATGAGATTAAGCCTTGAGGCTGGGGCTCTATACGCGGCGTGATGAAGCATATTGTTATGGAATATGTCCCAATTTGTAGCGAGGATGTTCTTCTTAGCACCTATATTGTAAATGAGGCTAAAGATCTTTTCTTGTCTCTGGCTTACCGCgtagaagaagatgttaaGACCACTACTATTTTTGGACCATACGATATCAGGATAATGCCTCATCATTTCCTCGATATACTCTACGATTCCATTCTCTACCGCCTTAAAGAGAGCTTGGTTTAGACCAGCGTTCTTTTGTTGAGCCGCGTCAAATTTAGGTATCTCTTGACAGATACAGTCTAGTATTTCTTTAGCTTGAGCATGTCCTAGCTTTAGTTTGTATACACGTCTAATTATGCGTGGAACTGTCAATAGAAAGTTTAATCTAAgattgataaaaacaaaaacaatgaggGGGTAACAATTTGGGATGGTAATTACTGCTTACAAAGATATTTGAGGTGTTTCATCAACTTCTCTTGAATCGAATTATGATCCTGCGAATTCCTATAttgatggtggt from Arabidopsis thaliana chromosome 3, partial sequence includes these protein-coding regions:
- a CDS encoding Ankyrin repeat family protein (Ankyrin repeat family protein; CONTAINS InterPro DOMAIN/s: Ankyrin repeat-containing domain (InterPro:IPR020683), Ankyrin repeat (InterPro:IPR002110); BEST Arabidopsis thaliana protein match is: Ankyrin repeat family protein (TAIR:AT5G04700.1); Has 4772 Blast hits to 3121 proteins in 218 species: Archae - 7; Bacteria - 222; Metazoa - 2187; Fungi - 197; Plants - 1396; Viruses - 2; Other Eukaryotes - 761 (source: NCBI BLink).), which produces MDTEKGYPRGFRAESLRPETGPRSFRFDSMQIDEAADLQKDEIRQENSTYLVLFKNIDSGELEATKDFLDRNPEALTAILTSNGDTPIHKAVLSGHIKIVEEIIRRIHDPEQVLKIKNDNGYTALTYAATGGIVRIAECLVNKCPGLVSVRNAKEHIPIVVASLYGHKHLVQYLYSHTPLSDLDPCDDSDEHKGKNGAMLVTNCIVDGLYCIALDLIQRYPKLAYTRDSDNDTAIMALAQTPYAFPSVPRIIRRVYKLKLGHAQAKEILDCICQEIPKFDAAQQKNAGLNQALFKAVENGIVEYIEEMMRHYPDIVWSKNSSGLNIFFYAVSQRQEKIFSLIYNIGAKKNILATNWDIFHNNMLHHAAYRAPASRLNLIPGAALQMQRELQWFKEVEKLVQPKHRKMVNLKQKKTPKALFTDQHKDLVEQGEKWMKETATSCTVVAALITTMMFSSAFTVPGGYRSDGMPLYIHQHRFKIFLISDAISLFTSCMSLLMFLGILKSRYREEDFLRSLPTKLIVGLLALFLSMATMIVTFVVTLMTLVGEKISWVSAQFMFLAVIPLGMFVVLQFPVLLEIFRATYCPNVFDKPRRVFKL